AAAATTCCCAGGGAGGCTCAGCTGTCAAACCATCTTCGAAGTATTAATAAAGAACCTTAGTAAATTGACTCTCAACCCTAGTATCAAACTTTTTCCCCTCTACCAGAATATCCACCCCAACAGCAGGACAGGGAGAAGGAACCACAGGGACTTGTGGCCCGAATACTCAGCATCAGGAGGAGGGGTGGAGTAAAGACTGTGTTAACTGCTCGGAAAGAAACGATGGAAAGGCTGATGTGGTTTATTAAAGACCATCGCTAGTTCAACCAGCATTCCACGGATGAATCCAGAGTAGAAAGATCTAGATGTAGATGTCATTATTGCCTGTATCCTAGACCTCCCGAGTATACCAGCACAGAGAATAATTATGACATCGAGTCTATGTAAACATAAACCTTATATGGTGTTTTTCTTGCTGTTAATTTTAGAATCAGTATGTAGCAGCTTGGGAGAGCTGCTCTATCATAGACAAACTGGTATTTTGATAATCTGTGATATtagctctgtgttttcttttctaccttgGTGCCAATATTTTGTGAGGAATCCTGTAGTTTGCGTTTGAGTGACTTCAATATATTTTAGTTCCACTTTTGATATGACCCAAGGAAGTCCTAGTAGGTTTTGAGTATTGCCCGGGTGTTTGAGAAGCCCGAAGTCATGAAGATCCGTgaacctaacatggggctcctgggtggctcagttgggtgaagcgtccgactATCGCTCGGtagagtagggctctgtgctggcagctgggaggctggagcctgcttcagattctgtgtgtgtgtgcttctctctacccttcccccactcatgctctctctcaaccataaaaacataaaaaagcaaaacaaacccgTAACATCAAATTGGAAGCCAAGTAACTTGCGCAGGAGGAATATAGAGAGACTATTGGGTGGTTTGGCTAGAGAGAATAATTATAGTCATGGCAGAGTGCATAGGCTAGATTTTCTGGGTTTCAAAAATTAGAGTTGTAATAAAAGTTTTTTGTGGTAGTTCAATTTTCAGTAGCAAATGTGTATGTAGAGGAACTTATTAAAATTGAGgcttatttgaaaagaaaaaagaatatacacatgcaactcacacacacactcacacacacacatgcattcttACACTTCCACGCACAGTTCATTTGAGACAAGGGCAATTTTTATAAAAGCGTGTTTTATATTCACTAGTACATTTCTTAGTTATGAAGGAGATAGGTTTGTATTAATGTTGAATAGGAAATATGTTTATGGTAGAaaggcatttaatttttattttcatcactcttcaaattctttctcttgAACACGTTTATTTTGAAGCATGTACCCGTCTTGTGTTTTGCTAGGATGTTGAAAGTAAGAAATGCTGGGAACACACAGAGCAAAGCTCAAAAGGTGAGGGTTTCACACTCCTTTTCGATCCCTTCAAAATCCAGAAATGACTGATTACTTCCTGTAGCACATTCAACTGAAATGTGAAAAACGTAAGAAATGTTACTAAAGACTAAATATTAACACAACTCAGATGGGTGAGATGAGATGGGAAGTCAGCTCAACATAAATCATTTTTACTTTGtgtatttacttatgtattcCTAATCCTCTTAAGAGGTTTTGATTCTTATGGTTGAATTTGAAACTCACTTGAGGAATCTTCATAGATAGCAAGGAGGAGTATGAATTACAGAGAGGCCATGTCGTAAGAAGGCTGTGATGGTGGTCAGTCTAGACGAGAGCCAGAATTACAACCAGGATCCGGGAAATAATGGAGGTGCCTTACCAACAAAGGAAGGGTTGTCTCTTGGCCACCTAAATGTAGGGAGTCTCCAAGGTACTGCCCCATTTACCTTCATGGGTTCATGAATTACCTTTCTATGGGTAACTTCGAAGTTTCTCCCTCAGGTCTGTCCTCTTGCCTAAATGTCAAACTTGTATTTCTGGGTGCCTGCTGGTTATTTGCCTTTGTACCCCTGTATACGAGATACACTCTGTCTATACTCTCTACATAACCTATCTCATCTACGTAGTTTCCAATCAAAAGATAACCTTCCACCTGTCATCTCTgtaaattctatttataaaaccCCCATTCTTTATTAAGTGAGCCACACCTGATTTGTTTGGGGACTTTCAGTCCGTTGAAGGTCCAAGCAACTTTGAAATAAATAGATGGCTCCCAATGTTTCCCAGTAGGCTCAGAGTGGGCCAACTACATTTCTCCTCAGAGAGTTTTGATCCTTACATCAATTTATACAAAAGGATGCATGTTTCAGCAACCATATCCTACCGGATATGATAAAGGAATATGAAACTTATGCGTTTTGGGCCCCTTCACATGTTGGAGAAGTAAAAGAATAGTGTCAACAAAATGACCCTTCTGTAGCAATAtagaggagggagaggaacaCATAATACTGAGTAAGTATTAACAGATTTCCTTTCATATAACTCAGCACAGTGGTGACTacaattaggagaaaaaaatatcacaTGTCTCATAtagcaaagcaaaatgaaactatGACTCCTCTTATCTCTGGATAGTCAGGGGTGACAACGTCCTGTGTTTCTTTTGACAGACCGGGAAGCTAATTCCAGAGGCACATTTTTACACACCTAGAGATGACTtggataataatatattatatacagacTATATCTCCCCAACCTAGGAAATATCTCTCCACTGAAAAAACAGGAGACGGGGCTTAATCCATAGAAAAATTTCTCTATGTTCCTAAGGGAAACgtgaaaacacagacacactATTTTCTCCAAGATAAGCTCTGTAAAGAAAAGAGGGTGAGGAAATAACTTCTTTGTTGTGGATGGGTGGAGAAACCATTGCCATGTACCTTTACACAACGTCTGACTACTGTTACTAACCTATGGTTTTCTTTCCAATGCTCACAGCATTTCCCAGTGCTCCTGTCTGCATATTTTCCAAACCCAGAGTCCTTAAAGGCTCTGAAGAGCCCAAAGAAGGCTCAGTGATCATTTCGTGTCGTGGACTTCTTTGGATATCCCATGAAGCTTATATATGCACGATGAATTCTTAAATGATGTACAGagaatttataaaggaaaagaattatattaaaattccAGAATCAAACTTATCAAAACCCCAAATTGTTGAAGTGTTCACATATGTGTTTCTTTACTAATACGTTAAAAGTCCCAAGGTTGCCCTCGTGACCAACAATTACCACAGTGTAGAAGGGGTGATATGCTTAAAAGATATTGGCAATACTGACGGCTGCACCTGCCAGTGAGAAGAATACATGGCGGGTCCTGCCCGTCACACTGTTTGCTGCCTGTGTGCCTCAGTGGAGACAATGCCAGGGTTCAGTTGGTCAATAGCGCAAATAAAGACGGAACTGTTGTTCTCTGCCAGTTCCTAGAAGTCCTGAAGCCTGCCATTGTAATTGAAGCTAAGAGCCCCGCTCTGGAATTTGTCCCCGTGCACCAGGAAGTCAGAAAACAAGCTTCGATGAAGCAGGTGCtgctcacagagcctggaggagaGGCCACATCTACACAAAGTCAACGGGAACTTCTCAAAGGGATTAATGGCAGGTCAAATGTGtaagtgtttattatttgaaGGAGTTGTCAAAAGAACGTTGTAGCAAACCACGGTGCGCTCTTCGTTTGGGAGCTGCACCCACTTTAGAGGGGTGACTACTGAGGAGAGGAGCGGAGAGCATTCACAACAACATATAATAATGTCGAGTGAGTGCCTGCGTGCAGCCTCCAACACTTTCCATGCAGAATCTCCTCGAAGCTTCACTGCTCTAGAACTTGGACTTTCTTACCTACTCGCAAAGAACAAGCCGAGCAGACACCGCCCAGGTCATAGGGAGAGCGTGGCAGCCCGCTGCCCCCAGAGCTTGGCTCCGCGTGTGCGACTGGGGGGAGGACTGGGCTGGGATGCAGGGACAGTGCCAGCCAGAAGCTGTCCCTAAGGGACCATACGGTCCGATCATAAACTGGAGACTCCCGGCAGGCAGCACAGGGTTCTCGACACTTGCCTCCAGCGAGGCTCGGTGAGGGACGCAGACATCCATCGATCGAGAAGACCAGAAGACACTTGGCAATAGAGACACGCTCAGCGTCAAAGCTGACCTCAAGCGTCTCGGGGACGACGGCGAGTATTCGGTGGGCATTTCCGGGTTGGTCTGGGAGACGTGAGGGGCAAGCGTGAGGCTTCGGTGTGGAAGGTGTAGGAAGCGTCGCCCGGAGTGCCGGCTGCCAGGCTGCGCGGAGCCGGGAGGGTTCCCGGAAGCCCCTCCGGGCCAGACTCCGGCTCGGGGGCCCCGCCCGGTCGGCGCCGCTCGCAGCCAAGGAGACACGAGCGATGGGCGGGCCCTGAGTGTGGTTACCGCCCCTGCTCTCGGGGTTTTCAAACAGGTCCGGCACTTCGCTATAAAAGGGCTGCTTGGCGCCGAGGGGAGTGGTGCTTCCGTAGCGTTGCAGTGGTGTTGTGAGGATGTCTGGCCGCGGCAAAGGGGGGAAGGGCCTGGGCAAGGGGGGCGCGAAGCGCCACCGCAAGGTGCTGCGCGACAACATCCAGGGCATCACGAAGCCCGCCATCCGGCGGCTGGCCCGGCGCGGCGGCGTGAAGCGCATCTCCGGCCTCATCTACGAGGAGACCCGCGGGGTGCTCAAGGTGTTCCTGGAGAACGTGATCCGGGACGCCGTCACCTACACGGAGCACGCCAAGCGCAAGACGGTCACGGCCATGGACGTGGTGTACGCGCTCAAGCGCCAGGGCCGCACCCTCTACGGCTTTGGGGGCTAAGTGTCATCGTTCGCGCTGCCGA
The nucleotide sequence above comes from Panthera tigris isolate Pti1 chromosome B2, P.tigris_Pti1_mat1.1, whole genome shotgun sequence. Encoded proteins:
- the LOC122238523 gene encoding histone H4, whose amino-acid sequence is MSGRGKGGKGLGKGGAKRHRKVLRDNIQGITKPAIRRLARRGGVKRISGLIYEETRGVLKVFLENVIRDAVTYTEHAKRKTVTAMDVVYALKRQGRTLYGFGG